The following DNA comes from Triplophysa dalaica isolate WHDGS20190420 chromosome 10, ASM1584641v1, whole genome shotgun sequence.
TGTTTATCCTTTTTTTCAGTTAATATTTTCATCaatattatgtattatgtatacCAAATGCATAATGGTCTCTTTTTTCAAATCTGTAGCACACGAAAGCGTTGAATCTTTGTTCGACCAGGAGATTTCTTCAGATGATATTTTTGTAACAGGTGAGGCTAATCTTTATATATGGATTATGTCAATTCTGCAGAGAAATGTATGATATATTTAAACAGAGATGTTTTTCAATATGTGGCTAATGTCAGTCATACAGCAATGTATAAGGGTCTCTTTTTTCAAATCTGTAGCACGCGAAAGCCTTGAATCTTTGTTCGACCAGGATGTTTCTCCAGATGATATTTTTGTAACAGGTGAGGCTAATCTTTATATATGGATTATGTCAATTCTGCAGAGAAATGTATGATATATTTAAACAGAGACGTTTTTCAATATGTGGCTAATGTCAGTCATTCTGCAATGTATAAGGGTCTCTTTTTTCAAATCTGTAGCACGCGAAAGCCTTGAATCTTTGTTCGACCAGGATGTTTCTCCAGATGATATTTTTGTAGCAGGTGAGGCTAATCTTTATAAATGGCTAATGTCAATTCTGCAgagaaatgtataatatatttaaacagaGACGTTTTTCAATATGTGTCTAATGTCAATTTTGCACAACAATGATTAGCAGACATCGAGAAGGTGTCTTTAGACTGTGACGTATTTGACACAGGTAAAAAAAATTTCACTGTGGCACTGTCCGATACAGACCAATATACATAAGCCATGTTTCTTTTTCATATCTATAGCACATCAAAACATCGAATCGCTGAAAAATGAGTCGGGGTCAATAGATGAGGTGTTTGCAACAGGTGAGAATCATCTTTACATGTGGCAAATGTCAATTCTGCATagtaatgtataatatataaacagtaaGAACTTTGTCCCTTAATCAtctttgatttttattattacatttatagaaaaaataaGCCGGGAACCGAACAGACAATGTGCTGTGGAGGTACGTGTATTTAATTTCCTAAATTTTAAAATTAACGcttaaatgttattgtatttttactcATGCCAACATttaagaattttcagttttatcaCTATACATAAAGACTTTAgtaaaatgatttgaaaaaaatcaaaacagtcACAACAATCTTACCCACCCAAGTCAGATGAATAGATTATTGCAAAAGTAATAACATCAGGAATGTGAGATGTGAATAATTTTTATATGTACTGCACAGTCATTGTTCATTGTATTAACAATTTGGTTTTCTTTATGGATTAGTGGCCAGGATGTTACATCCGCCCACCAGTATACATTAATTTAGACCCTCCCAgggtaagacatgttttatatttctaattcatttaaaaatatggaTACTTCAAATGTATAGCTTGCATCTGAACAGaaagcattttaatttacatttattgacttTGGAAACGTGTTCTGGCACTCACTGTATAAATCATactttgtattgtattatatgcATGATCTCAGACGCTAAGTAACTGTAACACGTTACATGAATCAATGCAGGTGTACAAGAGTATTTCCTTTCTACAATATTCTCATATTCAATATTCTCTTGTATTCTTGTCCAAGATGATCTCTCGGAGTACCCAAACAAGCGAGTGTCAGCTTCATATCAGTGAAGAGCCgaaaaagaaaaggagaagaAAGGCCATCAAGGCCTTCTTCAAAAAAAAGTGGAAGGCGTTAAAACGCACATTCACACGGTGCACAGGGGACTCCGATTCATAGATGGAAATTTACTTTATTgaatttgtttgtaaaacacagaaaagaaaaacaaagcaggATCTACGACGatgagcagcggatcgtccctacctgcagcaactttcccctgggcgtctcggcagttccggaggtgttagagatttttctaaaagtccttttcaggactgactgagcattctccagcgcggcatgtcccgctgttctcttgggtgcggcaccctcatcgaggagggggatggacacgatcgctgcgttaggcgtctgggcgttcagcacgctgaagcagcgttcgttgacgcATCTtacccgcactgcgggcagattgtcattcagaagttgcggtcacgggtggctgtcttcctacgggaaacagccaccatttcgtttgcTACCCAGGCCGTGACAACGGTGGCTATGGCCCCGAAGTCCGCCtgtgttagcagcgttagtgatgttCGCTCTTTTGAacattccccaaccggcggtggcataccgtccggaccctcaggcacgcactcggaaacgatgcgtgacgtagatgagatgtcgctcgcagcatcggagggagactggcatccaaCTCTGGCGAATCCGAGCTCCCCCCCgtggggtcgagctcaggatgaagcagaagtgatgtcaaccatgctaacccgggaaagcgtggttcctggggt
Coding sequences within:
- the LOC130430350 gene encoding uncharacterized protein LOC130430350 isoform X3, with product MSRWRKKKDHRFLNEFLETTRALAKCCSLQVPIISQREYPHIPDDSLFLQRAAEVWGPHENIKNVSSNDDVFVKAHESVESLFDQEISSDDIFVTARESLESLFDQDVSPDDIFVAAHQNIESLKNESGSIDEVFATEKISREPNRQCAVEWPGCYIRPPVYINLDPPRMISRSTQTSECQLHISEEPKKKRRRKAIKAFFKKKWKALKRTFTRCTGDSDS
- the LOC130430350 gene encoding uncharacterized protein LOC130430350 isoform X4, with amino-acid sequence MSRWRKKKDHRFLNEFLETTRALAKCCSLQVPIISQREYPHIPDDSLFLQRAAEVWGPHENIKNVSSNDDVFVKAHESVESLFDQEISSDDIFVTARESLESLFDQDVSPDDIFVTAHQNIESLKNESGSIDEVFATEKISREPNRQCAVEWPGCYIRPPVYINLDPPRMISRSTQTSECQLHISEEPKKKRRRKAIKAFFKKKWKALKRTFTRCTGDSDS
- the LOC130430350 gene encoding uncharacterized protein LOC130430350 isoform X5, with the translated sequence MSRWRKKKDHRFLNEFLETTRALAKCCSLQVPIISQREYPHIPDDSLFLQRAAEVWGPHENIKNVSSNDDVFVKAHESVESLFDQEISSDDIFVTAHQNIESLKNESGSIDEVFATEKISREPNRQCAVEWPGCYIRPPVYINLDPPRMISRSTQTSECQLHISEEPKKKRRRKAIKAFFKKKWKALKRTFTRCTGDSDS
- the LOC130430350 gene encoding uncharacterized protein LOC130430350 isoform X1; amino-acid sequence: MSRWRKKKDHRFLNEFLETTRALAKCCSLQVPIISQREYPHIPDDSLFLQRAAEVWGPHENIKNVSSNDDVFVKAHESVESLFDQEISSDDIFVTARESLESLFDQDVSPDDIFVTARESLESLFDQDVSPDDIFVAAHQNIESLKNESGSIDEVFATEKISREPNRQCAVEWPGCYIRPPVYINLDPPRMISRSTQTSECQLHISEEPKKKRRRKAIKAFFKKKWKALKRTFTRCTGDSDS
- the LOC130430350 gene encoding uncharacterized protein LOC130430350 isoform X2, with the translated sequence MSRWRKKKDHRFLNEFLETTRALAKCCSLQVPIISQREYPHIPDDSLFLQRAAEVWGPHENIKNVSSNDDVFVKAHESVESLFDQEISSDDIFVTARESLESLFDQDVSPDDIFVTARESLESLFDQDVSPDDIFVAAHQNIESLKNESGSIDEVFATEKISREPNRQCAVEMISRSTQTSECQLHISEEPKKKRRRKAIKAFFKKKWKALKRTFTRCTGDSDS